In a genomic window of Thermodesulfobacteriota bacterium:
- a CDS encoding CRISPR-associated protein Cas2: MALYFLSYDLRKDKDYPRLTEELERFGAIKTLKSEWCFRHSDTSAAALRDHFKQYIDNDDGLMVAAVIDWAAYKLKDNPNKL; this comes from the coding sequence ATGGCCTTGTATTTTTTGAGCTACGATCTCAGAAAGGATAAAGATTATCCGCGTCTTACCGAAGAGCTTGAACGCTTCGGCGCTATCAAGACGCTGAAGTCCGAATGGTGTTTTCGCCATAGTGATACATCTGCAGCCGCTTTAAGGGATCATTTCAAACAATATATCGACAACGACGACGGTTTAATGGTGGCCGCGGTAATCGACTGGGCCGCCTATAAACTCAAAGACAATCCTAATAAACTTTAG
- a CDS encoding DMT family transporter, with translation MSTGTVKRGGTKFPLAGYLFLVGTALFTALSYVFGRAIDRSFDPFLITFFWFAGAFVCSIFVVMAIPSQRAEIKHLPKYTKIFIYSSVLTAIGAALWISSIKTIGIPLTSFLMKAQTLFSLLLGMIFLGERLNKGETVGIVITVAGGIVVAYQRDFTLLMGTLTALGAAFFYSCLSFSVKKVGQELNMLTVANMRALGVAICLLIYILAVGTYRTPGPVDMIYMALGGITGAYIAKACQFQAIKMIDVSRTTAVLPLESLFVVLLSYFIFHEIPSVIKLLGGAAIITGVIFLVIFRGKKPDDLGEGE, from the coding sequence ATGAGCACAGGCACGGTTAAAAGGGGCGGGACGAAATTCCCGCTGGCCGGGTATTTATTCCTCGTTGGGACGGCGCTCTTCACCGCGCTGTCGTACGTGTTCGGACGGGCGATAGACAGGAGCTTCGATCCTTTTCTCATAACGTTCTTCTGGTTCGCCGGTGCGTTCGTGTGCTCCATTTTCGTCGTGATGGCGATACCGTCGCAGAGGGCCGAGATAAAGCACCTTCCGAAATATACGAAGATATTCATTTACAGCTCGGTGCTGACCGCCATAGGGGCCGCGCTCTGGATATCGTCGATAAAGACCATCGGCATACCGCTGACGTCGTTTCTGATGAAGGCGCAGACGCTTTTCTCGCTCCTACTCGGAATGATATTCCTCGGGGAGAGGCTCAACAAGGGGGAGACCGTCGGCATCGTCATAACCGTAGCGGGCGGGATAGTGGTCGCGTACCAGAGGGACTTTACGCTGCTGATGGGGACCCTTACGGCGCTCGGCGCGGCGTTCTTTTATTCGTGCCTGTCGTTTAGCGTGAAGAAGGTCGGGCAGGAGCTCAACATGCTGACGGTCGCCAACATGAGGGCGCTCGGCGTAGCGATATGCCTCCTCATCTACATACTGGCTGTCGGCACGTACAGGACGCCCGGGCCGGTGGACATGATATACATGGCGCTCGGCGGCATCACGGGGGCATACATCGCCAAGGCGTGCCAGTTCCAGGCGATAAAGATGATAGACGTTTCACGGACGACCGCGGTTCTCCCGCTCGAAAGCCTGTTCGTCGTCCTCCTCTCTTACTTCATATTCCACGAGATACCGTCAGTGATAAAGCTCCTCGGCGGGGCGGCGATCATAACGGGCGTCATATTCCTCGTCATATTCAGGGGCAAAAAGCCCGACGACCTGGGCGAGGGGGAATGA
- a CDS encoding LysE family transporter: MDLVYFIKGIVIGIIITAPIGPVGALVVQRTINRGRGVGILSGLGASAGDAVYGIIVAFSLTFVSDFLMSHEVWVHVIGGVILLVFGIRVYFSRPRSLDPGRPGRSHFGNFSSALLLTLSNPMVILSILALFAILGITEPADYYRTASILVAGIFTGCFILWTGLCYFIAHLRGRLSERNLVLINKITGILILACGAYAFLSLIKLPPA; encoded by the coding sequence ATGGATTTAGTGTATTTCATAAAAGGCATAGTCATCGGGATAATCATCACGGCCCCAATCGGCCCGGTAGGGGCGCTCGTCGTTCAGCGCACGATCAACAGGGGGAGAGGGGTGGGTATACTTTCCGGCCTCGGCGCGTCCGCCGGCGACGCCGTATACGGCATCATAGTCGCATTCAGCCTTACATTCGTATCCGATTTCCTTATGAGCCACGAGGTGTGGGTGCACGTCATAGGCGGCGTCATACTTCTCGTCTTCGGTATAAGGGTCTACTTTTCGCGGCCGCGCTCGCTCGACCCCGGCAGGCCCGGGAGGAGCCACTTCGGCAACTTCAGCTCCGCGCTCCTGCTGACGCTTTCAAACCCCATGGTCATACTCTCGATACTGGCCCTGTTCGCCATTCTCGGGATCACGGAGCCCGCCGACTACTACAGGACTGCCTCCATCCTAGTCGCGGGCATATTCACCGGGTGCTTCATTCTCTGGACCGGGCTCTGCTATTTTATAGCACATCTCCGGGGACGCCTCAGCGAAAGGAACCTCGTCCTCATAAACAAGATTACGGGAATACTCATACTCGCCTGCGGCGCATATGCCTTCCTGAGCCTTATAAAACTCCCCCCGGCCTAA
- a CDS encoding bile acid:sodium symporter family protein — MKYLSFINSFITSLFTLWIILFSAVAFYAPSPFAGLSGLIVPVLGVIMFGMGMTLRVEDFRRMLKRPRDVGVGVAAQYGIMPVTGFVLAEAFKLDPTLAAGVILVGSCPGGTASNVITYLARGDVALSVTITSATTLMAPLMIPAFMYLFAGKWIDVPASGLFVSTVKIILVPVALGVVARTLLRDRIEYVLPVLPALSAIAIVFIVAVIVAANAGSIASVGAEVALIVVIHNAAGLVLGYFAARLSGMDVKSARAVSVEVGMQNSGLAVALANMHFGALAALPGAVFSVWHNISGSAIAWWWRRSPAGDGSGA; from the coding sequence TTGAAATACCTTTCGTTCATTAATTCGTTCATCACGAGCCTGTTCACGCTCTGGATAATTCTCTTTTCGGCAGTCGCCTTTTACGCCCCCTCCCCTTTCGCCGGCCTTTCGGGGCTGATAGTGCCCGTGCTCGGGGTGATAATGTTCGGCATGGGAATGACGCTCAGGGTCGAGGATTTCAGGCGTATGCTGAAAAGGCCGAGGGACGTCGGGGTAGGCGTCGCGGCGCAGTACGGCATCATGCCGGTTACGGGATTCGTCCTCGCAGAGGCGTTCAAGCTCGACCCCACGCTCGCCGCGGGCGTCATACTCGTCGGCTCGTGCCCGGGCGGCACGGCGTCGAACGTGATTACTTACCTTGCGCGCGGGGACGTCGCGCTCTCCGTGACGATTACCTCGGCCACGACGCTCATGGCGCCGCTCATGATCCCGGCGTTCATGTATCTCTTCGCCGGAAAGTGGATAGACGTCCCGGCCTCGGGGCTCTTCGTATCGACCGTGAAAATCATACTGGTGCCAGTGGCCCTGGGCGTCGTAGCACGCACACTGCTCAGGGACAGGATCGAATATGTTCTGCCGGTGCTTCCGGCATTGTCCGCGATAGCCATAGTGTTTATAGTTGCCGTAATAGTCGCGGCCAACGCGGGCTCGATCGCGAGCGTGGGGGCGGAGGTCGCGCTGATCGTCGTCATCCACAACGCCGCCGGCCTCGTGCTCGGGTATTTCGCGGCGCGGCTTTCGGGCATGGACGTCAAGAGCGCGAGGGCGGTGTCCGTGGAGGTCGGCATGCAGAACTCGGGCCTGGCGGTCGCGCTCGCGAACATGCATTTCGGGGCGCTGGCGGCGCTCCCGGGGGCCGTGTTCAGCGTATGGCATAACATATCGGGCTCGGCCATAGCGTGGTGGTGGAGGCGTAGCCCGGCCGGGGACGGCAGCGGCGCATGA
- a CDS encoding response regulator, giving the protein MEKELKVLIVEDVPTDAELVERELKKANIAFRTKRVETRESLQSELERFLPDIVLSDYSLPSFDGMSALKLVREKDSELPFIFVSGSLGEERAVDMLKNGATDYILKDKLARLVPAIERALREAEERHELERVWNTLRDNLDYLSKKNRYETIINTVTKAVHQSINLQDVLDNAVRTMSDNIDSAKHVDIYFVDKDAELKACEGYDDRYVSEVRHLPRGVGIVWRTVRENRHVYVPDAENDEYLTPAMKEAGTKSYVSMPIRSEGKTVGSLNIYSDEKNVFDEDDLKLLENVAQQIGVAINNAQKVEALSESERRFALFMHNLPGVAFMKDAEGRYIYVNDSLQAIIGRDVDYVGKTDDEIWPPAVASQFKENDRIVIETGEPLQTIQIMPTPSGIGYWLASKFPILDKHEEIVMVGGAAVDITERKSAESRIAEQAALLDIASDAITVRDLDHRILFWSKGAERIYGWESDEVIGKSVTDLLFDGSCPEFVEAHRILNEFGHYKGEMQQATKNGKSIIVECRLTLVTDDHGNPKSILAVTSDITEKKRFEAQLLRAQRMESIGTLAGGIAHDLNNVLQPILMALQILRMRFPDEKSQRLIDTLESSTERGSNLVKQVLSFARGQEGERTILQVRHIVHEIEKMVKEAFPKSIEFRTNFPRDLWNVMGDFTQLHQVLMNLCVNARDAMPEGGTLEISGENLIIDENYAKMNVDAVTGPYIAITVSDNGEGIPPALIEKIFEPYFTTKDPGKGTGLGLSTSFGIVKDHGGFIHVYSEPGKGTTFRIYIPAVETSETRSVEQMRSEDIPLGKGETVLVVDDEASIREITRSTLETYGYKALTASDGAEAVSIYSVNRDNVKVIIMDMTMPIMDGQMSIRALRRIDPGVRVIFVSGFKEASRMAESYAQGQDVFLSKPYTAETLLKTLRGIISGAKEG; this is encoded by the coding sequence TAAAGCTGGTGAGGGAGAAGGATTCGGAGCTGCCCTTTATATTCGTCTCCGGCTCGCTCGGAGAAGAACGCGCGGTGGACATGCTCAAGAACGGGGCCACCGACTATATACTCAAGGACAAGCTCGCCCGCCTCGTCCCGGCGATAGAGCGCGCCCTCCGCGAAGCCGAAGAGCGCCACGAGCTCGAAAGGGTGTGGAATACGCTCCGGGACAACCTCGATTACCTCTCGAAGAAAAACCGCTACGAAACCATAATCAACACGGTTACGAAGGCCGTGCACCAGTCCATCAATCTCCAGGACGTCCTCGACAACGCCGTCCGGACGATGAGCGACAACATCGATTCCGCAAAGCACGTCGATATATACTTCGTGGATAAAGACGCCGAGCTCAAGGCGTGCGAAGGATACGACGACAGGTATGTAAGCGAGGTCAGGCACCTGCCGCGGGGCGTGGGTATAGTCTGGCGCACCGTGCGCGAAAACAGGCACGTATACGTCCCCGACGCCGAGAACGACGAATACCTCACGCCGGCGATGAAAGAGGCCGGAACGAAGAGCTACGTCTCCATGCCCATCCGGTCCGAGGGAAAGACGGTCGGCAGCCTGAATATCTATTCCGACGAAAAGAACGTATTCGACGAGGACGACCTCAAGCTCCTTGAAAACGTCGCCCAGCAGATAGGGGTCGCCATAAACAACGCGCAGAAGGTTGAGGCGCTTAGCGAAAGCGAGCGAAGGTTCGCTCTCTTCATGCACAACCTCCCGGGCGTAGCGTTCATGAAAGACGCCGAAGGGCGGTATATATACGTGAACGATTCACTCCAGGCCATAATCGGCAGGGACGTCGACTACGTGGGCAAAACGGACGACGAGATATGGCCTCCGGCCGTGGCTTCCCAGTTCAAGGAAAACGACAGGATAGTCATCGAAACCGGAGAGCCGCTTCAGACGATTCAAATCATGCCGACGCCGTCCGGGATCGGCTACTGGCTCGCGAGCAAATTCCCCATACTCGACAAGCACGAAGAAATAGTCATGGTCGGCGGCGCGGCCGTCGACATCACCGAGCGAAAGAGCGCCGAAAGCCGTATAGCCGAGCAGGCCGCTCTCCTCGACATCGCATCCGACGCCATAACCGTCCGCGACCTCGATCACCGCATACTCTTCTGGAGCAAGGGGGCGGAGCGTATTTACGGCTGGGAGAGCGACGAGGTCATAGGAAAGAGCGTCACCGACCTGCTTTTCGACGGCTCGTGTCCCGAATTCGTCGAGGCCCACAGGATATTGAACGAGTTCGGGCACTACAAGGGCGAGATGCAGCAGGCGACGAAAAACGGGAAAAGCATAATCGTCGAATGCCGCCTTACGCTCGTTACCGACGACCACGGCAATCCCAAGTCCATACTCGCCGTCACGAGCGACATCACCGAGAAAAAGCGCTTCGAGGCGCAGCTCCTCCGCGCCCAGCGCATGGAGAGCATAGGCACACTCGCCGGCGGCATAGCCCACGACCTCAACAACGTCCTTCAGCCGATACTCATGGCCCTCCAGATACTCCGCATGAGATTCCCCGACGAAAAATCCCAGAGGCTCATCGACACGCTCGAATCGAGCACCGAGCGGGGGAGCAACCTCGTAAAGCAGGTCCTTTCGTTCGCCCGCGGCCAGGAAGGCGAGCGCACGATCCTCCAGGTCAGGCACATCGTCCACGAAATAGAAAAAATGGTGAAGGAAGCCTTCCCGAAATCGATAGAATTCCGCACTAATTTCCCGAGAGACCTCTGGAACGTCATGGGCGATTTCACACAGCTTCATCAGGTCCTGATGAACCTCTGCGTAAACGCCCGCGACGCCATGCCCGAAGGCGGCACGCTCGAAATTTCCGGCGAGAACCTCATCATAGACGAAAATTATGCGAAGATGAACGTCGACGCCGTCACGGGCCCCTACATAGCCATAACCGTATCCGACAACGGCGAGGGAATCCCGCCCGCCCTCATAGAAAAAATATTCGAGCCCTACTTCACGACGAAAGATCCGGGCAAGGGGACGGGTCTCGGGCTCTCCACATCGTTCGGCATCGTAAAGGACCACGGCGGCTTCATTCACGTCTACAGCGAGCCCGGCAAGGGAACCACGTTCAGGATATATATCCCGGCTGTAGAGACCTCTGAAACGAGGTCCGTCGAGCAGATGCGGTCCGAGGACATACCGCTCGGGAAAGGAGAGACCGTGCTCGTCGTCGACGACGAGGCTTCCATCCGCGAGATTACGCGCTCGACGCTCGAAACGTACGGCTACAAGGCCCTCACTGCTTCCGACGGGGCCGAGGCCGTGTCCATCTATTCCGTTAACAGAGACAATGTAAAGGTAATAATAATGGATATGACGATGCCCATTATGGACGGCCAGATGAGCATAAGGGCGCTCAGACGAATAGACCCCGGGGTCAGGGTCATATTCGTGAGCGGCTTCAAGGAGGCGTCGAGAATGGCCGAATCGTATGCTCAGGGCCAGGACGTTTTCCTGTCCAAGCCCTACACGGCCGAAACGCTGCTCAAAACCCTTCGCGGCATAATTTCAGGGGCGAAGGAAGGGTAG